A region from the Misgurnus anguillicaudatus chromosome 7, ASM2758022v2, whole genome shotgun sequence genome encodes:
- the LOC141365351 gene encoding 5-hydroxytryptamine receptor 1B-like yields the protein MKSHYMSSGMERSGHFKPTPAHFDQVLNTSTGANVTLTPQTDGTDSSFAFQVTLALILGVLTLATILSNAFVIATISQSRKLQTPANFLIASLAVTDLLVSVLVMPICALYTVTHEWTLGQVICDIWLSSDITCCTASILHLCVIALDRYWAITDAVEYAKKRTQARAAGMVATAWIIAISISLPPFFWRQVKAGELTTCTVNTDHIFYTIYSTFGAFYIPTLLLIALYGRIYVEARKRILKQSPKKAGKRLTSAHLITNSPASVASTSPLHCSDTGSLGSDNQIRVTVSDSLLEKKRISAARERKATKTLGIILGAYIICWLPFFIYTLLLSLCPFCGFSQELFDFFTWLGYLNSLINPIIYTMSNDDFKKAFHKLMRFKYCRR from the coding sequence ATGAAATCACACTACATGTCTTCTGGCATGGAGCGCAGCGGTCACTTCAAGCCAACACCTGCACATTTCGACCAGGTATTAAACACCTCGACCGGCGCAAATGTGACTTTAACACCCCAAACCGACGGAACCGATTCAAGTTTTGCTTTCCAAGTCACCTTAGCGTTAATTCTCGGCGTTTTAACTCTTGCAACTATATTAAGCAACGCGTTCGTCATCGCCACCATCTCGCAATCTAGGAAGCTTCAGACACCGGCGAACTTTTTGATCGCATCCCTTGCGGTCACGGACCTTCTGGTGTCGGTGCTCGTCATGCCCATTTGCGCGCTTTACACGGTCACTCACGAGTGGACTCTCGGGCAGGTTATCTGCGACATCTGGCTGTCCTCAGATATAACCTGTTGCACCGCGTCCATCCTTCACCTGTGCGTAATTGCTCTGGATCGATACTGGGCTATAACGGACGCGGTCGAGTATGCCAAGAAGCGTACCCAAGCGCGCGCCGCGGGGATGGTGGCGACCGCGTGGATCATCGCCATCTCCATCTCTCTCCCGCCTTTCTTCTGGCGACAGGTGAAGGCAGGGGAGCTGACCACCTGCACGGTGAACACGGACCACATCTTTTACACAATCTACTCCACGTTTGGGGCTTTCTACATCCCCACGCTGCTACTTATTGCGTTGTACGGGAGGATATACGTGGAGGCGAGGAAGCGCATCTTGAAACAGTCGCCCAAAAAAGCGGGGAAGAGACTCACTTCGGCACATCTGATCACGAATTCACCAGCATCCGTGGCTTCAACTTCTCCATTGCATTGCTCGGACACCGGCTCTCTGGGCAGTGATAATCAAATAAGAGTAACTGTATCAGACTCACTCTTGGAGAAAAAGCGAATATCGGCTGCCCGAGAGAGGAAAGCCACCAAAACGCTTGGCATCATATTAGGAGCTTATATTATTTGCTGGCTGCCGTTTTTCATCTACACATTACTCCTTTCTCTCTGTCCATTCTGTGGGTTTTCTCAAGAACTCTTTGACTTTTTCACATGGCTTGGCTACCTCAACTCATTGATCAACCCTATTATATACACCATGTCCAATGatgactttaaaaaagcttttcacAAACTCATGAGGTTTAAATATTGCAGACGTTAG